The genomic region ATCACCCCGTCGGAATCGGTGGGAAAGTCGTTGAAGCCGACTCGCTCTGGTGCAACGGTAGGGGGCGGCGGCACTTCTCCCTGGCCCTGAGTGCTGCCCACGTTCATGATGGCTATCAGGTTGGGTGCTGCCAGAGCGGCAATGAGCTCGGTGGATCCTGGCGGTCGCAGGGTGCTGCGGTAGAGATCTAGGCCGACAACTTTGGGATTGTGCCCTTGCAGCGTTTGAATGACGTCGGCTAACAGCTTGTCGTTGAGGGGCCAGCCGTACTGGCGAATATCGGCCTCGGTAATGCCCACGATGGTCATCCGGGGATCGAGATCCTGGCTGGGGCGCAATCGCACCACATGGTCAAAGAGAAATAGCTCTGCTGGTTCTAAAACGTTCAGTACCTTGACGCCAGTAACCAGGGCACTAGCCAGCAGGCTGGCCACCAGCACAATTTTTCCGCCAGTGGTCAAGGGGGTTACTCCCCACCAGTGCAGTACCTGGGGCACTACCCAACGCTGCAGTCGGTGGTTGATTATGTTAAGCGTCGCTTTCACAATCGCTGGGCCTTTGAAGACAAAAACTAGACGATGATGAATGTCTTAGGCAGCACACCCAGTGTCCTAGCCCCGGGGCATTCGAGGGGATGGACATCTGTTAAGCATGCCCAAATTGGGCTGGAGAACTTGCCCTGGGGAGGGCTGGAACTGGCGCTAGCCCTAGAAGTCTGCCTCTGTAGCCTAACAGCTGAAAAGGTGGGCGATCGCTCCCTGAGCCACGGGTTTCCCTGACCTAACAAGCCCGAGGCGGCAGTTCCTCACCAGGAACCGCCGCCTCGGGCTTGTATTTATTGTCAATAGTGTGAATTAATAGTGTTGTCTGCGGCTGTGAGCCGATGTCGGCACGGGCTCAACGTCAGTAGTGGCTGGGTTGCAGGGGAGTGACCCAATGGGTGCCGCCGCCCTGGCGGCGACCCGGAAATTCGTCTCGACTGTTGGCACTGGCGGCTGACCCGGTGCCGAACGCTTGAAAAATCAGCATCAAGCCCAGTGACAGCACCCCAATGGCAAGAACTGACTGGTAAGACCGAACCGTGTGCCCTAGCGGAGTTTGCATAACAGTTATCGTTGTGGCCTCAGATTCTATGGAGTTAAACCTGAGGGTAGACGCTCCCTAAACAACATTTGCGACCCAGGCATTCTCTAAGTAAGTAGTGAAGCCTAAATCCATTAAGGCCGAAGCGACTGAGACCATCGACAGAGAACCCACGGAACTTAAAATTACGAAAATTCACGGAACTTTCCCCTGTACCGGAAAAAAAATGTGAGGCTTTGATAAGTTTCTTTAGAACTTTCCGGTTTTTGGTGAATGTCGGCGCAGGTCACCCTTCTTGCCCAATGCTCCGGGCAAAATCTGAGACAAATCATCCGTAGTCCTACGGAAGTTGGAGGGCAACGTCTGCCTTAGTTCAAATGTTCGACTCCTAGGCCAAGTAGGATGCCGATCAGGGCTCCTAGGGTTGTGTTCACGCCGTTGACGACTTCGTTGGTGAGCCATTCGATCTGGGTTTGCAGCGTGGCCCCAAGTAAGCTCTCTAGGGTCGTGGCTACTAACGCCGCCACCAGGCAAATAGCGATGCCCCAGGGCGTAATGAGGCCAACGGCCCAGCCCACTAGGGCCATGACTGCTGACCCCACTACCCCGGCCAGGGTACCCTCTAGGCTGACGGCCCCTTCGGTGCCGGCGGGCACGGGCTTGAGGGAGGTAATGAGAAAGGTGCGCTGCCCGTAGGCTTTACCGACTTCACTGGCGGTGGTGTCAGAGAGTTTCGTGCTCAGGCTGCTGACGTAGGCTAGCGCCAGCACCGGCAGCCAGAGCGCCTGGGTGGTCGGGCTGCCGGTCGCGGTGAGCAGGGCGATCGCCCCGGCACAGATCGCTGCCGCCAGGGCCGACCCCCAGACATTCTCTGGCCCTCTCATGCCCGATCGCCCTTCGGCAATACCGGCGGCTTCTTTTCGTCCCTTGCCCAGGCGGGTAACCGCTGTCCCAGCTAGAAAGTAGGTCATCATGACGATGTAGCCCCGCCAGCCCAGGCAGCCCCAAATGATCACCCCCAGCACCCAGGCATGACCGTAGCCTGCAGGGGTCAGCAGCTTTTTGGGCAGTTGCCAGGCGATCGCCAGCAGCATTGTATTCAACAGTCCACCGATCAGCCAGCCCATCAGCGGGCTGGTGCCCTGAGCCGCTAGGGGCAGCGTCAATACAACTAGAGATAAAACCATAGGGTCACCGGAATGCCTGTTTTTAGGCTACAGGGCAAAGGTCTTGTGCAGGTGCAGGCAGTTCCCCTGGTCAGGGGTCGGTTCGTAGGTCAGACGATCGGCAACCAGGTACATAATCTTTAAGCCTCGCCCCCCCTCTGAATTGGGGTTGTTGACGGTGATTTTGTGCCTCAGCATCACGGCCAGATCGAAGCCGGGCCCGCGATCCCAAATGCGAATGTCGATGGTGCGATCGCTCACTGCCACTTCAATGCGAACGGGGGTCTCCACCGGCAGCCCTCCGTGGGCGTGGCGTACCGCATTGGTAAACCCTTCAATCAGGGCGAGCTGACACTGGAGCCAAACATTGTGGGGAATGGGCGTTGCCTGAAACTGGTCAAACCACGCCAGTACCGACTTGAGTGCCGTTGGATCGGTTTGGGTCTCAATCTGGCTAGTGTGCTGGTAGGTCAAAGCAGGCAATGGCTAGATAGCTCACCCTTGCATCATAGGCCCAACCCCACCCCGGCAAAAGCCCCGAACCAAGAGTTTTACATCTCCTATTGCTCCAGGGGAGGCACGGGATTGAGCCAGGCTAGAAGTTGATGGCGCAGGCGGGTGAGGTCTCGATAAAATTCCTGGCGCATAAACTGCCCCAGGGCATCGAGGGGGCTAAAGGCTGCTCCTGGCTGCCAGCCCAGCTCCTGGGCAATGGGAGTGGTGTGGGAACCCGGTAGAATTTGCACGGTGGTGGACCCAGGAAAGCGCCGTACCAGCACCTCGGACAGGGGCCTGGTCTGATCGAGGGTATCGCTGCGAAATTTAATTAACAAATTCTGGGATACGGGATAGCGATCGCGCACCAGAGCCAGCGTGGCCTCAGGACTGGGGGTAAATTCTACATTGAACGCCGGGTTAAACTGTACCACCTGCTCTAAAAACGGAATTGATCGCCGGGCTGGATAGTTATTGAAACTCATATAGATATTGCCAGCGCGCTCCACTGCCCACAGACTGTTGATCAGCAGATGCACCTTGCAGCCCATGCTGTGTCCTAGGCCATAGATAGGCAGGTCGCGGCAGTCGCGCACCACCCGCTTCTCGAGATACCGCAGGGCCTGATCAAAGGTGATCAGCACTTCTTCGGCGATTAGAGCGTGATCAAAGGTATTGATGAAGGGCGTTGCTACTACCAGATAACCCTGCCGCGCTAAATTCTCTAGCAGCCACTGATAGGTAACGCTGGGAGCCGCTGCCAC from Nodosilinea sp. PGN35 harbors:
- a CDS encoding TIGR00297 family protein, producing the protein MGWLIGGLLNTMLLAIAWQLPKKLLTPAGYGHAWVLGVIIWGCLGWRGYIVMMTYFLAGTAVTRLGKGRKEAAGIAEGRSGMRGPENVWGSALAAAICAGAIALLTATGSPTTQALWLPVLALAYVSSLSTKLSDTTASEVGKAYGQRTFLITSLKPVPAGTEGAVSLEGTLAGVVGSAVMALVGWAVGLITPWGIAICLVAALVATTLESLLGATLQTQIEWLTNEVVNGVNTTLGALIGILLGLGVEHLN
- a CDS encoding ATP-binding protein gives rise to the protein MTYQHTSQIETQTDPTALKSVLAWFDQFQATPIPHNVWLQCQLALIEGFTNAVRHAHGGLPVETPVRIEVAVSDRTIDIRIWDRGPGFDLAVMLRHKITVNNPNSEGGRGLKIMYLVADRLTYEPTPDQGNCLHLHKTFAL
- a CDS encoding DUF1350 family protein — its product is MNWQEVSGNWILVPPNPTAIVHFLGGAFVAAAPSVTYQWLLENLARQGYLVVATPFINTFDHALIAEEVLITFDQALRYLEKRVVRDCRDLPIYGLGHSMGCKVHLLINSLWAVERAGNIYMSFNNYPARRSIPFLEQVVQFNPAFNVEFTPSPEATLALVRDRYPVSQNLLIKFRSDTLDQTRPLSEVLVRRFPGSTTVQILPGSHTTPIAQELGWQPGAAFSPLDALGQFMRQEFYRDLTRLRHQLLAWLNPVPPLEQ